taccactcgtattcccgtcacaattaaaattttcttgtATGCGTGATGCTAGGGTTACAAAAGTTAAAAACATAAGGACCAGTTGACCATTGgttcttgaattttcttctaCATAAATTAAGGGGCTTGGTCTGGATCTTAATTAACATCTTTTGTAATGTATGTTAATAAGATATGAGTTTTAGATCTGAGGCAATTGATACAGTAATTTAAACTTAAAATCTCAGCCAGTTTCTTTCCATGTGTGAGCCAATCGGTTGCTCGTTGCTTTTAATATTGCTTGCACGTAATATTTAAttgagtaatgttagggagattaaatttgtagactaaattagCAAACCAAATGAGGTGTCATCAATAGAAAGTAAACACATTTATCAACGATTAAGTAATAATCAAATTACCAACTTTCATATCATTAggttacaaaatttagtctacaaatttagtctagcATTCCTCTATTTAATTCTTCTTAAACCTTTTTATGTCTGTTTTGTGTGTGCAAATATCCGTCTTCGGAAACGCGGCCCCCCATCATATTCATAATACTGCTATTAGCTAAAAGACTCGAACGACTTGTACAGCAGTTCAGGCAATTTTCTAGTGGTTATATATTGCTGTACATGTATTGTTATGTATATAAAATGTAAACTAATACTGGATATTACCTTGCCTGAAAGTTAAAAATAAACTTGTGCTATTCAAAAGATGAGTAGGATTTTTACTCAAGGATCGCCTCTACAaaagaattaattaaaattaaggtcGTTCAGTCATTGAAGTCATCCGAGCGAAAATGATAAAAGCATCACAAACAATCTATGTGTTTGCTATAATAGattaaacgaccttagttttaatttattttttttgcaaagatgatctttacaATGTGATTTATAATTAATATGAGGCGTTTTTTATCGATCATAAGCACAATGCTCTTTAATTTGAACACGATGAGTTTTGAATATGAAttcctatttatttttttagtagcCAAGCATTGttcaatagaaaaaaaaaagtttattttCCCAGCTGGTTACAGTTGTTTTATGTAATAAACAGCAGGTTCTGGTTCAAAAAGATTTTCTGGGCAAGCAAAAAAAGACTGGTTTGGTTGAGTACTTTGGAGCAAATAATGGGGATTCTGATATGGCCAAGTACAAAAAGTGatagtgtgtgtatatatatgggggtgtgatatccacacaccccattttatttctcatacacccttctaatttttggccgtcggatcggatgaattgaataagatcaacggataaaaattaataagaatgtgtgagaagtaatttggggtgtgtggatagcacacccctatatatatatatatatatatatatatatatatatatatatatatatatatatgtgtgtatattaCAGGCTGAGGAACTGAGCTTGCTAGCTTGTGATGTATCAGATGTAATTAGATGCGCATGCAAACATGAATAAGAAGAAGCATAGGAGCGTCCGGATGCTGAGCAATAAGAACCATTTCAGGTTAAAATTTCATTGATTTTTGTTAGTTGAATACTTGAATTATATCTGCCAAGGCGACTGGACATTAAACCCAACGTACTAGATCCATGTGATTTGTACAGACTCTTTGCAAGTCACTGGTCGAATGTACTCAAAGATCAATAGTTTACAAGGTACATGGTCGTCTATATTTTAGAGGTCATGTGCGAATTTAATAAAAAGGTCTtcctttatttaaaaaataataatttttcagACAATATATTCATTATTCAAACTTAATTGATTAGCATGTCATTCttattaattgaataatttacAGTTGCCATGAAATTATACTTTATGGCTCATCCATGAAAGATTGAAAAAGAGGTATGGAAATACACTTCTGTTTGTAAAAGAAAGTAAtaaacaaattagtttttaattgCTAAAGAAAAGTGGAAGAAAGTAATATACAAGTTTTTTATTGCtaaagaaaagtgaaaaattaatatatttagtaTAAGCTCCACTTAATCAAttgtaatataaataaaatcatattatgatgattttttttttttcagtcaaaattttttttattagaaaatttaTATCCATATGTAATATATAGGAGGATAAAAAATTTTGGGGCCCCTAATTTTGCTTCAACACCTTTTGCACACCCCAACGCCCCTTCTGACAAGGTACCATCGGCGTGTAGTTTCAATGGTCCTAGTAACTAAGgaaagagtaatgttagggagaacAAATTTACCATCATTTGCAGACCACATGAAGTGGCTAGTTGGgttccttttattattttattttatttttatattttttctttgaaaGCTCAAAATTCACATTCCAAGGCTAAGAAGCGAAAGAGGTACAAGAAAGCCTACCACGGGGCAAGCACCATGATAGACCAACCAAGAAAACGGCAGTGAAAGGGGATACAACCAATAGACACTTCAACCAAGTAAAAGTGTCACCCCAAACACCACCACAACTAAACTAATGAGGACACAGGAGACCATCATTACATGAACTAACGAAGATGGGGGCCTATCGACCCACACTAAATCACACATCTCTGTAAGACCAGCCGACGCAAGAGCATCCGCCGCCATATTGGCTGATCTTGGCACCTTTTTATGATTTAAAGAATAACTCTAACTATCAACCACCACATCATTTGGTCTACAAAAGATGCTCCAAAATTTTGATATCTCTAGCATAACCAATATAGGATTCTGAATCCTTatataaaacaatgaaaaatgctACTCTTACCACATTTTGTACCATCGTTTGAAGAGATTGTTAGCATGACTCACATGTGTTTGTAAGCGCAACCTTTATTAGAGATGGTACAAATGATAGTACATATATGTGGCAAGTATAGCATTTGCAATACTTAAAAGTCAAAAATAATAAGTAGGTAGACATTAtggagtaaattgtagctatagtcccttaattttaactcaattggagcaagaatccctcaactaaaaattcattaccattggtccatcaactcatcaaaacgtgcagctatggtccctcaactaaaaattcattaccattggcacctcaaatttaattaaactggagaaattgtcctttaactttaacccaattgtagcaatgaccattcaaacataactcgttttgacaaaattttttaCGTAGTTGATAAAaaggaccataattacacactttgatgagttcaGGGACCTTAattttataaatggttattccaacataacttattttgacaaaattttgacgaaattgatgaaaatgactatagctacacattttgataagttgagggaccaatagtaatgaatttttagttgagggatcattactCCAATTTAACTAAAGTTGAggaactattgctacaatttactcagaCATTATGTGCACCTTGCTATTCACCTATTTGTGATCACAAATTTTTACTGTAAATAAATATCTCATCCATGGCTCTAATTTCTTAATCATCAATCTTAAGTAATAAACAAATTGATAAGCCCCACTTTTAGTTATTTCCTGTATGGAGCAGTCACATGAGCATGgattaagggtgcgtttggtacgcagacggaacggaacggaacgggacgggacgggacggaacgaaggtgtaatttttgaaaaagacatggggtgtatttgtcttaaaatggtaaaacattgcgtTCCAcaaacgtggaacaaacccgttccagggggggaggtggaacgcaaaaacactcaaaatctgtcccgtggaacagcccgttccacccatttttggcgcaccaaacgcgggacggaatgcctcgtcccgttccgtcccgtcccgtcccacgtaccaaacgcaccctaatagCACATTGAGCGGAGAAGAGTTGAGACTGACCCACCTTATAAGGACTAAAATATTCCACCATGTGAGAAGCATGTGATTGTCCCATCAAGAAAATGAACACAAAATGCGACTTCTTGAATTGCAACGTTTAGTAAATTCAATAGTTTTTGACCTTTTTGATGAAAAAAAGAGAGGAGGTGGATTGGGCTTAGATTCAGCCCACTGGGTCAACCCAGGACCTGATCCTTAGCCTTACTTGGCCCAGTTATTTGAGGATTTGTGGATGATCAATTTGTTCAACTCTTTGTTCCCAAATCCCTTGATGATTCTCGTCACTTATTTTGCGAGTCtacaaaaaattgtaaaattttcCGTTCGAATTTTAGCAATCAAAGATAATTAAAGGACATAAATAAGGGTGTCATTGGCCGGTATTACGAtctgatgatttttttttacttagaagtgagaggtcttagattctaATCTCGTTGATGGCgcatttgataccaaattaagttgttAATTATGTGGCTTAGCTGAACTCCCCTTTCATCTTTTTTCACTTagaaatgagaggtcttagttTCGAATCTCGTTGATGGCgcatttgataccaaattaggttgtcccTTATGTGGCTTAGCTAAACTTCCTCTTCCTCTAacgtaaaaatatcgatgtactaaaaaaaaaaaaaaaaaaatatctgaaGATTATTATCTGAATACATAATCAGAATGTGCTTTAAACTAATATAAAATCACAAATCATAACACACAATCCGTAGGGTAAAAAACAAAGGTACAAAAAAGTTTGGTAAGTGGTAAGACAATGTGATACACCATAAAGTCCACCACCACTAACTCTTCCTCTGCTTCCTTTCTGGAAGATTCCACTACCACTATGATTGATCAGTTGGTAAAGTTTTTGACAGTGGCACTGGGCTCGGTGGCCTTGGCAGCCGCCGACGGCTCAACGCTCGGCGTCGGAGCGACAGGCTTACCGGTAAGCTCAACCGGCAAGTCCTTGATCCCCTTCAGGTAAAACGTGTAAAACAGCTTGAAGGGAAACACTATCTGCTTCAACTTGACCTGTCCGTACACTCCCTCGAAGATTCCGGATCCACCGGTCACGGCCAGATACGTGTCTTCGTAGGTCAGATAAGCTCCCTGGACTGAAATGTGGCCGTAGTCTCCGAAGTAGAAGCTGTATATTGCCTCGTACCTGTCTCCCTTTTTCTCGGGGAAGTTTTGGATCAAAACGCACAGGCCTGCTGTGATCCCAAGACGTTTTTCCAAGTCGCCGGAGTAGATCTTGTTGCTGAAGGGGACGAGATCACCTAGAGTGTTGACTTGTTTCTGGCTCAGTCTTAGGTACGCCGGGCTGCCTCTGTCTCTCTCGTTGATCTCGTACACATGCAGTTCTTGAACTTTTgctgaaaaaatgaaaactctTTCAGTTTTTCTGTAACCTGTTTAAAATCACTTCTGATAGAAGTGCTTTAATTAAAAGCAGGTGAAGTTTGTATTAAAAATCCAAGTATTTCTTAGAAAAGGATTTGGAAATGCTTTCCGAGGAAGCATTTAACCAAAAaacacttatgatttttttCCGCAAACGGAATCAAAGCACATTTAGGTTTAGCACTTCCCAAACTCCGAACAAGCCAGCCCGAATCGCTTCTGGTTGTCATAAAACGCTTTTAACCAAAAAGCAGTCTCAAACGATGACTAAATTAGAGTTGACCAAAACTAATTACACATAAACACATGACAAATTATGTAAAAAGGGCATGATCAGAAAACGGCTGATAGAAAAAGTGCTTACTGGGTCGTGGAGAATCAGAATCAGCTGGTTCCTTCTTGTTCTTGCAGAAGAAAGCTGAGGTGGTGAAGTTGCTGGAGGTTGAGAGGACTTGATTGGTTGATGAGGATTTAAGGGTCGGGAAGGAGTGTGAGAGATTGAAGCCCAACAGTCTCTGAGCTCGAGAAGATGAAGGAGGAGACCTGATGGAGTTGGAGAAATGGAGAGACGAGATCGCTCTGAGAGAACTTGCAGACGCCATGGATGACAGAGGAGATGAAATTTCAGTCTCGGAAGGAGGAAGGTGGATCAGAAGGTAATTGGGAAAGTAGTGGTAGTGGGAAATAAATAGGGAGATGATGGgggagatatatatataatatgaaggCTTTATTTGTATAAATTTATGTATGGCGTTGAACACGTGGGCTTCTTTTCTGTGTGAAAAGTGGAAGACGGTGGAAAGTGGCCGGCAGGTTATTTTAGAGAAGCGTTTCCCACATGCTTTTTTTGGTCGGAGATACAGATTTTGTTGTAGTCCAACAATAACTCAGTTTCCTTGAGCTAAAACCTACGACTTTTCTTTGGACGGAGTCCAAACCTTAAGTCTCTTTAAACCCTAACACATCAAACATGAAGAAAATTTTTGGTTAAAGACTTTCATGTCACGATACATGCAAAGATTTCTATATTGATTGCCGTTTAAGGATGGGATTTAATTTATACAcgacataaattttaaaatttaatttgtatcTAATGACGGTCAAGGACGGAACCACCTTAGGGCCGATGCCAccactctgttttttttttttttttttttttgcagaaaaaAATGTACTTGCTTGTGATATTAGTAAGGTGTATCGTTAGTTTGCTTGCTTGTGACATTAGCATGAACTTTTCTAGCTGCTACTGCCAACGTTAAAAGAACATTTTTGACCATGAGAGTTATGAAGAATCGCGCTAAGGGATATTTTTTTAtcactttgttatttgaagatACCTTAGTCATACAGATATCTGCCTTCGTTTATGATGACAATTAATGTAGTGTAAGCAAAACTATTTATAAACTTTGCATTTTACGGTTCCATAACCAGTTGCATATTTTGCATTTCCGGCTGGTCAAACATAAGACTTTCCAGGGTTTGACCGGCTGCCTGACCTCGGATGGGAAAATTCTTATGTCCTGAAAACACGTGTTGACAAGGGTCGGTAATTTTTGGGCTGTGTTTCCGTATTCCGGTACAATGTTGCTGTTTTCTATCCAGCAGCCGGACCACGAACTTTTTCCTGCATTGAATAATTTGGTAAAGGAAAAAAAACGACATTTACCAAATCAATTAGACTTCATGAGAACATTCAGGACACTTGTCATTTATTAAGACAAGTTTCTTTTGGAAAGGGATCCTttcccttccaccaaattcatAAATTCAggtctttaaaatttgatccaacgacgaaaaacaaaaacctcttgtaaaagttataataattttcatcgttagattaaatttaaaaaacccAGATTGATGAATTTAGTGGATTTGATGGAAAGGATCCAGAGATGATTATTTTCCGTTTCATTTATCGCATTTTATCATATttacacaaaaacaaataattgaGACATTATTACAAATTTACGTCATTTTTATGTACAGTTGGCTTATTTTTCGAATGATGTGATTTCTTGATTGCATTTCGATATTTATGATTTAAAAATCCATCAAGAATCTTATCTGTAAGTTGCTTCGTGCTTTAAAAAATGGAATTGTTTAGAAAGTGGGTCAAAAACTCAAGAGCTTCTTATATGTCACACTTCATAGAATAAGAATAAAGTTCCTCTCCGGATTTGTCCGGTGCCGACAGATTTAAAGATCCAAACTACTCAATTTTGTGTCTACCTAACATAAATAAAGGGTGTGGATCTCTCTCTTTAACGATCCGAGTCTTTGGTTCTTAGATTCCGGACACAAAAATTTAGGGGATGTATtcaattgaaaatttgagaaactttaatggatttataaattcatgaatttttttagagtttaattgatttgtagaaattctatttaaaattttgattcaattccctcgaaatttCATGagaagaggtgagatttgtgaatacttaaaatacactacgaaatctctccaattccttATAATTCCTcaaatttctcaaattctttaaaatcaatttctaattgaatacacctgaaatgttataaacttctttaaaatcctaattgtaTACACccagatttctaaggattttgataaactatcttaaaattctagttgaatacaccttgaatttcaaagaattacttaaaatcctgattgaataccccctagattcattaaaagaattaaaatcccaattgaatacaccccttaGAGAAAGTCTCAACTCATAGAATAATGCTACTTGAAGAGTTGTCTTGAAAAATTGCTTTTTATTTCATGACCACCACGAGGCTTGTAAACGCAGAATAAAATATGCTAACTATTTTTATGAGACTTTCCAAGCTATCataatattttcattttcttttaattatttacaattttaacctaaaaaaagAATGAACGAAAGCTGCTTTCTCCTTCTGATATACATTAATTATTAAGCATTTGAGAAAGAACAGgaatgataccatgttaacatGTTGTCAAAATTTCAGCACCGGTTCTAGTAATCAGAATGGTATGTTCAAACTGAGCAGCCGGGCTACCGTCCGCGGCCAGAGTCGTCCAATTGTCCGGCCATGTTTTGCACTCGATGCTTCCCATTGTAAGGATGGGTTCTGCACCAAAAGAGAAATCAATTTGTGACATGGATCATAGATCAGAATCCTACTGTCCCATGCTCACACTTAGGATCTAAATTATTATGGGCACGAGACACCCGCATCATCCTACCCTATATATACCGCGTCATTTAGGTAAAATTTGTGCGTTTTTCGCCATCAATTTTATAAacttgaagaagataaagtTGCAGGTATATTGATTTCTGAGTACGGAAAGTACTGCACTCACCAATGGTAAATGTTTGACCTTCAACCATGGAACCAGACTGGTCGTTACCTGTCAAAAAATACACGACAGTTATAAGCAATTCATGTCTCGGGGGTAAAGATAGTAACGAAGGTTTAATATCAAGTAGTCACTTACGGTGATGTAATATCAATGGTTCGGAATGAAATACAGTCCCTACACCATGCCCAACAAAGCGCTCCACAACGCCATAACCATATTTTTCAGCATGCTCACTGAAAATGAACCAAATAAAATCTTAAGAACAAGAGAATAAGCAATTCTTTTCGGCTTATAATTGACACTTAAAACATCTAAAAGATGTCTAGAATAAGTTCTTATCAAATATATCACAAGGAGGCGAGGTGGAGCTAACCTAATtctctttccaattttcttGAAGCTAGCACCGTCCTTACAAACTGCTATGCCTTTTTCCAAGCACTCTTCGGTTACCTACCACCAAGATAGATTGGTAATGCAAGAATTGGACATCTGGAACAGAATCAAAGCTTAATACGGAATAGATATAGTATATTCCAAAACAGAAACGAACCTCAGATGGACGTGAATAATAAAAATATGCTTCTACATGTTCAAAACAATCCTGAATAACTATAAGAATGCAACACTATCAAGCAGAAAAAGTTTACCTTCACTAGTCGTTGGATTCATTCACTGACATCCCCACAAAGAAAGGTCTTTGATGTGTCTCCATGATATCCCTGTCATGAAAGACAGCATGAAATATAATGAATCAGACCATTCATTATTGAATATTAGGAAATGGAACAAACACTCGATGAATGAAAATACCCCACTAATTGCAGCATATCATTCATTATCTAATAAAGGAAATGAAGCTTCAATACCAACCATTTTACGGAATTCACACATTAAACTACAGATAGCTGGTAGACAACTAGTATTTGTAAATGCAGAACTCGAAAGATAAATAATCAGGAAGTTGTGATAAAAGCAAAGTTAAATGAATGACATAAAACATTTCCGGGTGCCGATTTGGTTAGGGAAAGGAAACAAATGAGATTATAAGATGAAAGTAATAAAACCAggagcatacatttaggtaGACCGTCACATCTATGTTGATAATGTCTCCACTCTGCAATAGATTACTGTTAGTGAGGTATCACATGAACACATTTATGCAAGGAGCAATGTGCAATGTAGCCTTTCAAACCTGTAACTGTCGAGAATCAGGAATTCCATGGCACATGCACTCATTAACTGATGTGCATACACTCTTTGGAAATCCTCCATAGCCAAGTGGTGAGGGATAGGCACCAGCATCAATAATCATCTGGTGCACTGCTTTGTCAATTTCATTAGTTGTTATTGACGGCTGGATGTAAAAAGATGTTAATATAGGATACCAAAAACTCCGGATGCATAAGATTAAAAAGCCAATGGCAACAAACATAAGTTGTACCAAAGGAGTAAGACAAGACATTAAAGAATGTAAGTACACATTTACTTGCTAgtttttataagaaaaaaatggCTGAAACTTCAAGTTCCAAAAACGAAAATGAAACTGCAAACCCAAATTCAGATAGCGGAAACATGGTAATTAATACAGTCAAACTTTGCTAAAAACCAAAATCTAAAACATAGACATGCATGGTTCTAGACTTACATCGAGTTGGACTTAGTAACTTCGGAAGtcaattaaaacttaaaatccGTGGAACTCTCAATCTGTCGAATGAATTTTGCAAGCGATAGTTTGGAACCACCGACCATACATATACAAACCTTGGGCGCAAATAATATGAGTTTCAAATATCCTATGCAGAAAGAGAGCAACTAAAACAATTTAACACCAACTAGTAGACGGTGACAAGCTTTACCTTAACCAACTTTCCCGCAGACTCTAAGACGCGAGCAGCAAGCTCGCACGCAGCTCGCATATCATCAATGCCCTCAGAACCAGGAAATTGACGTTCACAGGCAATTTCTGGCAACAAAGATGACCCAACATAAGGAGGCCTTGGAATGTGATCGGGTACAGGAAGTTGCGGTGATACCCTTCCACGCCTCAATGGCGGCCTTCTTCCGACCTTTGGCGCAAGCTGCCGACTCTCACGCTCTCTACATATTACTAGATTATCACATTTCTATACCAAATATATCTTTCTATACCAAATATATGTCAAATTATTGCCACATTTCTACTTTATTTTCGAAATTCCGAAATTGTAACACCAAATAGAAGAAGATAAAACTTAATTTGATGAATCCGAGGTTTGAACATATTGTAAGACATGGTTGGAACAAACGGCAGCGGCGCGTACCTTTTGATTCTCATGGCCTCCTCCAACCCCGACAGTTTCCGAGCAAACACAACGAGGTTTTTCCGAGAAAACGATTCTTTTCCTGAACATTCAGAACATATAAggacatataaaaaaaaacgcAGCTAAACCAAAAGATTACGAGGAACATTCGCAGAGGAAAAGAAGAGAGACCAGACCAGAGGTGGAGAATGAGAAGCTGAGTGGGGCCCCGGCGAAGATAGTTGACTTCGTAGAACTTAGTAAGACGTGGCCTTGGCCGCCATGAGAGGGAGCTGAGAGTTGCAGACCGCCGGCGACTGCCATTTTCTCTCTGTAACTCTTTTGCTCGTGCAGACAGAGGAAGAGGGAAAAGGGGGAGAGAGTGGATGATAGAATTAGGAGCGTTTCGGGTTGGTTATGAAGAATGGGCTTTTCAGTATTATTGGGCCTCgaccatgctggggttgttatGACAAAAGTTTCTTAAAATTTGGGCCTTTCTTTATGGATCTCATTTTGCAGATCACCCAACACTGCTTTTTGGGCCTTCCGTGAAATTGGGGTCCAACTTAAATTTGATGCTGCAAATGCAAAAGATTATACTACAATGGCATTTTATTTGCTACATACaaattgaaattattttgatttttggatttttctcGTTTATTAGAACATAAGTATTGAGATTATTTCAACTTTTACTTTATGTGCGTTTCTTATGCATGAATATCAATGATATTTACCGATTCAGTACAAAAATTTAGCCGGGAACTCATTGAAGATTTCGAACTTTGAATTATTCTTAAgaaaattttctttaaattcGACTACATCCGAATGAATTGATATACCCACTCCAttgcaaatttttatattttccatCGAAATCAATCAATATTTTCACCTATTTCGATATTTCAAACACTGCtatttctgtatatatattCTTTATAAATCTTTATCGTTTAGTgtgaaatacatttttttttgttcaattttcaaAGTTGATTCTACATACTTTTTTagttaaatcaaatttctctgttttttgttttgtttcggtTCGATCCGATTCACCAATTTATGTACTACTAGCATGCCCACCCTAAAGGAATCTAAATTTGAAGAAAACGCATTCATATGGAAGGATAGACCAGGCAATGGCAACTGGCATATAAAGTTGATTGA
The nucleotide sequence above comes from Malus sylvestris chromosome 16, drMalSylv7.2, whole genome shotgun sequence. Encoded proteins:
- the LOC126608051 gene encoding allene oxide cyclase, chloroplastic-like; translated protein: MASASSLRAISSLHFSNSIRSPPSSSRAQRLLGFNLSHSFPTLKSSSTNQVLSTSSNFTTSAFFCKNKKEPADSDSPRPTKVQELHVYEINERDRGSPAYLRLSQKQVNTLGDLVPFSNKIYSGDLEKRLGITAGLCVLIQNFPEKKGDRYEAIYSFYFGDYGHISVQGAYLTYEDTYLAVTGGSGIFEGVYGQVKLKQIVFPFKLFYTFYLKGIKDLPVELTGKPVAPTPSVEPSAAAKATEPSATVKNFTN